The following are encoded together in the Kwoniella europaea PYCC6329 chromosome 1, complete sequence genome:
- a CDS encoding 3'(2'),5'-bisphosphate nucleotidase: MSFFNLPFTKLQKETEVAILSVLRACYLTKNVQDTLVNQDTLIKKDKSPVTVADLSAQSLISLHLLSHFPQDPIIGEEDTSELRVNDGLREKVVKLVSEGFEREEGWGKDKTFTEDEVLKAIDAGSAEGGNKGRFWTIVIDGTSGFIRHQQYAVCLALIVDGQVEMGVIGCPNLGPEPAKIGEEIIPNGKGVLMVAVRGEGSYSRPLTSPTYTKLSLPPTPPASNPLTFLESVESGHSAHSIQARIGELLEVKRPSLRMDSQAKYACLGRGEGGVYLRIPTKYAGGKEYAEKIWDHASGSLLIHESGGICTDMHGQPLNFGVGRTLKNNEGIVAAGKEIHGKAVEAVKKAVEEVGVKKD, from the exons ATGTCATTTTTCAACTTACCATTCACAAAGTTACAGAAGGAAACCGAAGTAGCTATATTGTCGGTCTTGAGGGCCTGTTACTT GACGAAGAATGTACAGGATACTTTGGTGAACCAAGATACATTGATCAAAAAAGATAAATCACCCGTCACAG TCGCGGACCTCTCTGcccaatctctcatctccctaCACCTCCTCTCGCATTTTCCCCAAGATCCCATcataggtgaagaagatactTCCGAACTTAGAGTAAACGATGGATTGAGAGAGAAAGTGGTCAAACTCGTCAGTGAGGGATTCGAACGAGAGGAAGGGTGGGGTAAAGATAAGACGTTTACCgaagatga AGTGCTCAAAGCGATAGATGCTGGTTCAGCAGAAGGTGGAAACAAAGGTAGATTCTGGACCATCGTGA TCGACGGTACATCAGGTTTCATCCGACATCAACAATACGCTGTCTGTCTCGCGCTCATCGTCGACGGTCAAGTGGAAATGGGAGTTATCGGATGTCCGAATCTCGGTCCAGAACCAGCTAAGATCGGTGAAGAGATCATTCCTAATGGAAAGGGCGTTTTGATGGTTGCTGTcagaggagagggaagttATTCT CGTCCACTCACTTCCCCAACCTACACCAAactctccctccctcccACTCCACCAGCCTCCAACCCACTGACATTCCTCGAGTCCGTCGAATCTGGACATTCGGCACATTCCATCCAAGCTCGTATTGGTGAATTGTTAGAAGTGAAAAGACCAAGTTTGAGGATGGATAGTCAGGCTAAATATGCTTGTTTGGGtagaggtgaaggtggtgtatA CCTCCGAATCCCGACTAAATACGCTGGTGGTAAAGAGTACGCCGAGAAGATATGGGATCACGCCTCTGGGTCTTTATTGATCCATGAATCAGGAGGGATATGTACCGACATGCATGGTCAACCGTTGAATTTCGGTGTAGGAAGAACGTTGAAGAATAACGAGGGAATCGTAGCTGCCGGGAAAGAGATCCACGGCAAGGCCGTCGAGGCTGTTAAGAAGGCTGTTGAGGAAGTTGGAGTCAAAAAGgattga